From Catharus ustulatus isolate bCatUst1 chromosome 6, bCatUst1.pri.v2, whole genome shotgun sequence, a single genomic window includes:
- the LOC116998190 gene encoding aldehyde dehydrogenase family 3 member B1-like isoform X1: protein MPISTLWSMSSSRMLLYFTSRVTTLSMETGSSFQQLGMQQTLEPPRQQLSGKCSTMGSDPGKDPGKAAGGSGGSRIGKGPVPMVCSTPCGNPYAGLVSHLRASWLSGKTRPMEYRVAQLEALGRFLDDKKQEILEATELDMGKPSFEAFFSEILLCKNELNVTLNNLCQWMKDEHVDKNLVMQLDSAFIRKDPYGVVLIIAPWNYPIHLFLVPLIGAIAAGNCAIIKPSEISKNTERLIAETLSCYLDSDCFAVVTGGVPETTRLLENKFDYIFFTGSPPVGRIIMTAAAKHLTPVTLELGGKNPCYVSDTCDVTNVARRVAWGRFFNAGQTCIAPDYLLCTIEMQEKLMPALREAITEFFGPNPRESPDFGRIVSDKQFQRLRALLGSGRVAIGGQTDEAERYIAPTVLADVLPSDPAMQEEVFGPILPIVVIANMDEAIDFINARPRPLAVYAFSCDSKIVNQVLERTSSGGFCGNDTLMHASLTSLPFGGIGNSGLGKYHGKFTFDTFSHHRGCLHRNMGLEALNAPRYPPYTQQKLGLLTSAFEVKRRGTCTLL from the exons GGTCACCACGCTCTCCATGGAGACCGGCAGCTCCTTCCAACAGCTTGGCATGCAGCAAACCCTCGAGccccccaggcagcagctctcgGGCAAGTGCAGCACCATGGGCAGTGATCCTGGCAAAGatcctgggaaagctgctgggggCAGTGGAGGCAGCAGGATCGGGAAGGGACCAGTGCCAATGGTCTGCAGCACTCCATG TGGGAACCCCTATGCAGGGCTGGTGAGCCATCTGCGGGCATCCTGGCTCTCAGGGAAGACACGGCCCATGGAATACCGTGTGGCCCAGCTGGAGGCTCTGGGACGCTTCCTGGATGACAAGAAGCAGGAGATCCTGGAAGCCACTGAACTAGACATGGGCAAG CCATCCTTCGAGGCTTTCTTCAGTGAGATCCTCCTCTGCAAGAACGAGCTCAATGTCACCCTcaacaacctgtgccagtggaTGAAGGATGAGCACGTGGACAAGAACCTG GTGATGCAGCTGGACTCTGCCTTCATCCGCAAGGACCCCTACGGGGTGGTGCTCATCATAGCGCCCTGGAACTACCCCATCCACCTCTTCCTGGTGCCCCTCATCGGGGCCATCGCTGCTG GGAACTGCGCCATCATCAAACCCTCAGAGATCTCCAAGAACACAGAGAGACTCATTGCTGAAACGCTGAGCTGTTACCTGGACAGT gACTGCTTTGCTGTGGTGACCGGCGGTGTGCCAGAGACCACCAGGTTGCTGGAGAACAAGTTTGACTACATCTTCTTCACTG GCAGCCCCCCGGTGGGGCGGATCATAATGACGGCCGCTGCCAAGCACCTGACACCGGTGACGCTGGAGCTGGGGGGCAAGAACCCCTGCTACGTGTCCGACACGTGTGATGTGACCAACGTGGCGCGGCGCGTGGCCTGGGGCCGCTTCTTCAACGCGGGGCAGACCTGCATCGCACCCGACTACCTGCTCTGCACCATAGAGATGCAGGAGAAGCTCATGCCTGCCCTGCGCGAGGCCATCACCGAGTTTTTCGGCCCCAACCCCCGAGAATCCCCGGATTTTGGCCGCATTGTGAGCGACAAGCAGTTCCAGCGCCTCCGGGCGCTGCTGGGCAGCGGGCGCGTGGCCATCGGGGGACAAACGGACGAGGCAGAGCGCTACATCG ctcccacgGTGCTGGCGGACGTGCTGCCCTCAGACCCTGCCATGCAGGAGGAGGTCTTCGGGCCCATCCTGCCCATCGTCGTCATCGCCAACATGGACGAAGCCATTGACTTCATCAATGCACGGCCACGGCCCTTGGCTGTCTACGCCTTCTCCTGTGACAGCAAG aTAGTGAACCAGGTCCTGGAGCGGACGAGCAGCGGAGGCTTCTGCGGCAATGACACTCTGATGCATGCGTCACTGACCTCACTGCCCTTCGGAGGCATTG GGAACAGTGGCCTGGGAAAATACCATGGGAAGTTCACCTTTGACACCTTCTCCCACCACCGTGGCTGCCTGCACCGGAACATGGGGCTGGAGGCGCTCAACGCCCCACGCTACCCCCCCTACACCCAGCAGAAGTTGGGGCTCCTCACCAGCGCCTTCGAGGTGAAGCGCAGGGGCACCTGCACCCTGCTCTGA
- the LOC116998190 gene encoding aldehyde dehydrogenase family 3 member B1-like isoform X2 produces the protein METGSSFQQLGMQQTLEPPRQQLSGKCSTMGSDPGKDPGKAAGGSGGSRIGKGPVPMVCSTPCGNPYAGLVSHLRASWLSGKTRPMEYRVAQLEALGRFLDDKKQEILEATELDMGKPSFEAFFSEILLCKNELNVTLNNLCQWMKDEHVDKNLVMQLDSAFIRKDPYGVVLIIAPWNYPIHLFLVPLIGAIAAGNCAIIKPSEISKNTERLIAETLSCYLDSDCFAVVTGGVPETTRLLENKFDYIFFTGSPPVGRIIMTAAAKHLTPVTLELGGKNPCYVSDTCDVTNVARRVAWGRFFNAGQTCIAPDYLLCTIEMQEKLMPALREAITEFFGPNPRESPDFGRIVSDKQFQRLRALLGSGRVAIGGQTDEAERYIAPTVLADVLPSDPAMQEEVFGPILPIVVIANMDEAIDFINARPRPLAVYAFSCDSKIVNQVLERTSSGGFCGNDTLMHASLTSLPFGGIGNSGLGKYHGKFTFDTFSHHRGCLHRNMGLEALNAPRYPPYTQQKLGLLTSAFEVKRRGTCTLL, from the exons ATGGAGACCGGCAGCTCCTTCCAACAGCTTGGCATGCAGCAAACCCTCGAGccccccaggcagcagctctcgGGCAAGTGCAGCACCATGGGCAGTGATCCTGGCAAAGatcctgggaaagctgctgggggCAGTGGAGGCAGCAGGATCGGGAAGGGACCAGTGCCAATGGTCTGCAGCACTCCATG TGGGAACCCCTATGCAGGGCTGGTGAGCCATCTGCGGGCATCCTGGCTCTCAGGGAAGACACGGCCCATGGAATACCGTGTGGCCCAGCTGGAGGCTCTGGGACGCTTCCTGGATGACAAGAAGCAGGAGATCCTGGAAGCCACTGAACTAGACATGGGCAAG CCATCCTTCGAGGCTTTCTTCAGTGAGATCCTCCTCTGCAAGAACGAGCTCAATGTCACCCTcaacaacctgtgccagtggaTGAAGGATGAGCACGTGGACAAGAACCTG GTGATGCAGCTGGACTCTGCCTTCATCCGCAAGGACCCCTACGGGGTGGTGCTCATCATAGCGCCCTGGAACTACCCCATCCACCTCTTCCTGGTGCCCCTCATCGGGGCCATCGCTGCTG GGAACTGCGCCATCATCAAACCCTCAGAGATCTCCAAGAACACAGAGAGACTCATTGCTGAAACGCTGAGCTGTTACCTGGACAGT gACTGCTTTGCTGTGGTGACCGGCGGTGTGCCAGAGACCACCAGGTTGCTGGAGAACAAGTTTGACTACATCTTCTTCACTG GCAGCCCCCCGGTGGGGCGGATCATAATGACGGCCGCTGCCAAGCACCTGACACCGGTGACGCTGGAGCTGGGGGGCAAGAACCCCTGCTACGTGTCCGACACGTGTGATGTGACCAACGTGGCGCGGCGCGTGGCCTGGGGCCGCTTCTTCAACGCGGGGCAGACCTGCATCGCACCCGACTACCTGCTCTGCACCATAGAGATGCAGGAGAAGCTCATGCCTGCCCTGCGCGAGGCCATCACCGAGTTTTTCGGCCCCAACCCCCGAGAATCCCCGGATTTTGGCCGCATTGTGAGCGACAAGCAGTTCCAGCGCCTCCGGGCGCTGCTGGGCAGCGGGCGCGTGGCCATCGGGGGACAAACGGACGAGGCAGAGCGCTACATCG ctcccacgGTGCTGGCGGACGTGCTGCCCTCAGACCCTGCCATGCAGGAGGAGGTCTTCGGGCCCATCCTGCCCATCGTCGTCATCGCCAACATGGACGAAGCCATTGACTTCATCAATGCACGGCCACGGCCCTTGGCTGTCTACGCCTTCTCCTGTGACAGCAAG aTAGTGAACCAGGTCCTGGAGCGGACGAGCAGCGGAGGCTTCTGCGGCAATGACACTCTGATGCATGCGTCACTGACCTCACTGCCCTTCGGAGGCATTG GGAACAGTGGCCTGGGAAAATACCATGGGAAGTTCACCTTTGACACCTTCTCCCACCACCGTGGCTGCCTGCACCGGAACATGGGGCTGGAGGCGCTCAACGCCCCACGCTACCCCCCCTACACCCAGCAGAAGTTGGGGCTCCTCACCAGCGCCTTCGAGGTGAAGCGCAGGGGCACCTGCACCCTGCTCTGA
- the LOC116998199 gene encoding aldehyde dehydrogenase family 3 member B1-like → MATETVFPQLPESEARKAPEDGGGNRSVDGDTTSRNPFAGLVSHLRASWLSGKTRPMEYRVAQLEALGRFLDDKKQEILEATASDLGKAPFEAELSEILLCKNELHETLNNLSQWMKDEHVNKNLVMQLDSAFIRKDPYGVVLIIAPWNYPIHLFLVPLIGAIAAGNCVIVKPSEVSKNTERLVAEALPDYLDKDCFAVVTGGVQETTRLLENKFDYIFFTGSPPVGRIIMTAAAKHLTPVTLELGGKNPCYVSDTCDVTNVARRVAWGRFFNAGQTCIAPDYLLCTIEMQEKLLPALRKAISDFYGPNPRESPDFGRIVNDKQFQRVQRLLGSGRVAIGGQTDEAERYMAPTVLVDVQPSDPVMQEEVFGPILPIVVIANMDEAIDFINSRERPLAVYAFSSNDKVVSQVLERTSSGGFCGNDTLMHVTLTSLPFGGIGNSGLGLHHGKFSFDTFSHHRGCLKRGMGWESLNAPRYPPYSKTNFGIVQATSKVTRKSDCTLL, encoded by the exons ATGGCAACTGAAACTGTCTTCCCGCAGCTCCCTGAGAGTGAGGCCAGGAAAGCCCCCGAGGATGGTGGTGGGAACAGGAGTGTGGATGGTGACACCACGAG cagaaACCCTTTTGCCGGGCTGGTGAGCCACCTGCGAGCATCCTGGCTTTCTGGGAAGACTCGACCCATGGAATACCGTGTGGCCCAGCTGGAGGCCCTGGGACGATTCCTGGATGACAAGAAGCAGGAGATCCTGGAGGCCACTGCCTCTGACTTGGGCAAG gcaCCCTTTGAAGCTGAATTATCTGAGATCCTCCTGTGCAAGAATGAGCTCCATGAGACCCTGAACAACCTGTCCCAGTGGATGAAGGACGAGCACGTGAACAAGAACCTG GTGATGCAGCTGGACTCCGCCTTCATCCGCAAGGACCCCTACGGGGTGGTGCTCATCATAGCGCCCTGGAACTACCCCATCCACCTTTTCCTGGTGCCCCTCATCGGGGCCATCGCTGCTG GGAACTGTGTCATTGTCAAACCTTCAGAGGTATCCAAGAACACAGAAAGACTTGTGGCAGAAGCGCTGCCTGACTACCTGGACAAG gACTGCTTTGCTGTGGTGACCGGTGGTGTACAGGAGACCACCAGGCTGCTGGAGAACAAGTTTGACTACATCTTCTTCACTG GCAGCCCCCCGGTGGGGCGGATCATAATGACAGCCGCTGCCAAGCACCTGACACCGGTGACGCTGGAGCTGGGGGGCAAGAACCCCTGCTACGTGTCCGACACGTGTGATGTGACCAACGTGGCGCGGCGCGTGGCCTGGGGCCGCTTCTTCAACGCGGGGCAGACCTGCATCGCACCCGACTACCTGCTCTGCACCATAGAGATGCAGGagaagctgctcccagccctgcgTAAAGCCATCAGTGATTTCTATGGCCCCAACCCCCGAGAATCCCCGGATTTCGGCCGCATTGTGAATGACAAGCAGTTCCAGCGGGTGCAGAGACTGCTGGGCAGCGGGCGCGTGGCCATCGGGGGACAGACGGACGAGGCAGAGCGGTACATGG ccccCACTGTACTGGTGGATGTGCAGCCTTCAGATCCCGTCATGCAGGAGGAGGTCTTCGGGCCCATCCTGCCCATCGTTGTCATAGCCAACATGGACGAAGCCATTGACTTCATCAACAGCCGGGAGCGGCCCTTGGCTGTCTACGCCTTCTCCTCCAATGACAAG GTGGTGAGCCAGGTCCTGGAGCGGACGAGCAGCGGAGGCTTCTGTGGCAATGACACTCTGATGCATGTGACACTGACCTCACTGCCCTTTGGAGGCATCG GGAACAGCGGCCTGGGATTGCACCACGGGAAGTTCAGCTTTGACACCTTCTCCCACCACCGCGGGTGCCTGAAGCGCGGGATGGGCTGGGAGTCCCTCAATGCCCCACGCTACCCCCCGTACTCCAAGACGAATTTTGGGATCGTCCAGGCCACTTCCAAGGTGACACGAAAGAGTGACTGTACCCTGCTCTGA
- the NDUFS8 gene encoding NADH dehydrogenase [ubiquinone] iron-sulfur protein 8, mitochondrial, whose product MRIARGGGQGSGRRRALGPGPAMAALRLLYQAARAGPLAPLGSLRPLSTSTPRDCYKYVNVREPAMDMRSITDRAAQTLLWTELVRGLAMTLSYLFREPATINYPFEKGPLSPRFRGEHALRRYPSGEERCIACKLCEAVCPAQAITIEAEPRADGSRRTTRYDIDMTKCIYCGFCQEACPVDAIVEGPNFEFSTETHEELLYNKEKLLNNGDKWEAEIAANIQADYLYR is encoded by the exons ATGCGCATTGCCCGCGGGGGCGGCCAGGGGTCAGGACGGCGGAGGGCCCTTGGGCCAG GACCGGCCATGGCAGCGCTGCGACTGCTGTACCAGGCTGCCCGTGCAG gccCCCTGGCCCCGCTGGGCTCCCTGCGCCCGCtcagcaccagcacccccagggacTGTTACA AGTATGTCAACGTCCGGGAGCCGGCCATGGACATGCGATCCATCACTGACCGCGCCGCCCAGACCCTGCTCTGGACCGAGCTCGTCCGAG GCCTGGCCATGACCCTGAGCTACCTTTTCCGTGAGCCGGCCACCATCAATTACCCATTTGAGAAGGGCCCGCTGAGCCCGCGGTTCCGCGGGGAGCACGCGCTGCGCCGGTACCCGTCCGGGGAGGAGCGCTGCATCGCCTGCAAGCTCTGCGAGGCTGTGTGCCCGGCACAG gccatcaCCATCGAGGCCGAGCCCCGTGCTGACGGCAGCCGCCGCACCACCCGCTACGACATCGACATGACCAAGTGCATCTACTGTGGGTTCTGCCAGGAGGCCTGTCCTGTGGATGCCATCGTGGAG GGCCCCAACTTCGAGTTCTCGACGGAGACGCACGAGGAGCTGCTCTACAACAAGGAGAAGCTGCTCAACAACGGCGACAAGTGGGAGGCTGAGATCGCGGCCAACATCCAGGCCGATTACCTGTACCGGTGA
- the TCIRG1 gene encoding V-type proton ATPase 116 kDa subunit a3 isoform X2: MGSLFRSEEVCLAQLFLQSASAYSCISELGERGLLEFRDLNPHVSPFQRRFVGEVRRCEEMEKTFTFLQQELRAAGRVPVPCAESPRAPAAREALRVQEQSEQLAQELREVSRNRASLRGSLRDLRQYLHVLREGQRFTSLPAPLGSPPRPRAHSEREPILDPSLHQHLERKINFVAGVIHPWRVTAFERLLWRACRGYLVASFVEMPEPMEDPVTGESITWVIFLISHWGEQIGQKIRKISDCFHCQMYPYPESEASRTDTITKLHGQIQELSVTLEETEKYLAEVLDKVAVALPTWRVQVQKMKAIYLVLNQCSFDVTKKCLIAEVWCPVQDLTQVQDALRQGSYQSGSSVECFVQRVPTSESPPTLIRTNKFTAGFQNIVDAYGVASYQEVNPDLADILRGALPHLAHGCLLHLHRLHLQRVLQQSHRHLPLRLERGHHGQPLFLEIWSLATNHLNFLNPFKMKMSVVLGIVHMGFGVVLGIFNHVHFKQRHRLVLEFLPEMIFLLALFGYLVVLIFYKWFKFNAANSRIAPSILIHFIDMFLFTSNPENLPLYPGQVTVQTVLVVVALASVPVLLLGTPLYQWCHQRAPRRPLATGEQEPLLEGQEAGNSVNATTEDVESGGHSSDAKHADFADIFMHQAIHTIEYCLGCVSNTASYLRLWALSLAHAQLSEVLWTMVMRNGFVGLSYVGGVVLVPVFAAFAVLTVAILLMMEGLSAFLHALRLHWVEFQNKFYVGAGYKLCPFAFTSDTWD, from the exons ATGGGGTCCCTGTTCCGCAGCGAGGAGGTTTGCCTGGCCCAGCTCTTCCTCCAGTCCGCTTCTGCCTACAGCTGCATCAGCGAGCTGGGGGAGCGCGGGCTGCTGGAGTTCAGAGAC CTGAACCCCCATGTGAGCCCCTTCCAGCGGCGCTTCGTGGGCGAGGTGCGGCGCTGCGAGGAGATGGAGAAAACCTTCA ccttcctgcagcaggagctgcgggCCGCGGGGCGGGTGCCGGTGCCGTGTGCCGAGAGCCCGCGGGCGCCGGCGGCGCGGGAAGCGCTGCGGGTGCAGGAGCAGTCGGAGCAGCTGGCGCAGGAGCTGCGAGAAGTCTCCCGGAACCGCGCGTCCCTGCGGGGCAGCCTGCGGGACCTGCGGCAGTACCTGCACGTACTGCGCGAGGGACAGCGCTTCACCAGCCTGCCG GCCCCCCTGGGCTCCCCGCCGCGGCCACGGGCGCACTCGGAGCGTGAGCCCATCCTCGACCCCTCCCTGCACCAGCACCTCGAGCGCAAGATCAA ctttGTGGCCGGCGTCATCCACCCGTGGCGAGTGACCGCCTTCGAGCGGCTGCTGTGGCGCGCCTGCCGCGGGTACCTGGTGGCCTCCTTTGTGGAGATGCCAGAGCCAATGGAGGACCCGGTCACG ggcgaGAGCATCACCTGGGTGATCTTCCTCATCTCCCACTGGGGCGAGCAGATCGGGCAGAAGATCCGCAAGATCTCGGACTG cttCCACTGCCAGATGTATCCGTACCCGGAGAGTGAGGCCAGCAGGACAGACACCATTACCAAGCTGCATGGCCAGATCCAGGAGCTCAGTGTG ACACTGGAGGAGACGGAGAAGTACCTGGCGGAGGTGCTGGACAAGGTGGCTGTGGCGCTGCCCACCTGGCGCGTGCAGGTGCAGAAGATGAAGGCCATCTACCTCGTCCTCAACCAGTGCAGCTTCGATGTCACCAAGAAGTGCCTCATCGCCGAGGTCTGGTGTCCCGTGCAGGACCTCACCCAAGTGCAGGATGCGCTGCGCCAGGGATCC TACCAGAGCGGCTCCAGCGTGGAGTGCTTCGTGCAGCGCGTCCCCACCTCGGAGAGCCCCCCCACCCTCATCCGCACCAACAAGTTCACCGCCGGCTTCCAGAACATCGTGGATGCCTATGGGGTGGCCAGTTACCAGGAGGTGAACCCTG ATCTGGCTGACATTCTTCGAGGGGCGCTACCTCATCTTGCTCATGGGTGCCTTCTCCATCTACACCGGCTTCATCTACAACGAGTGCTTCAGCAAAGCCACCGTCATCTTCCCCTCCGCCTGGAGCGTGGCCACCATGGCCAACCACTCTTCCTGGAG ATCTGGAGCTTGGCCACCAACCACCTCAACTTCCTGAACCCCTTCAAGATGAAGATGTCAGTGGTGCTGGGCATCGTGCACATGGGCTTTGGTGTTGTGTTGGGGATCTTCAACCACGT GCACTTCAAACAGCGGCACCGGCTGGTCCTGGAGTTCCTCCCAGAGATGATTTTCCTCTTGGCTCTTTTTGGCTACCTGGTCGTCCTCATCTTCTACAAATGGTTCAAGTTCAATGCTGCTAACTCCCGAATAGCCCCCAGCATCCTCATCCACTTCATCGACATGTTCCTCTTCACCTCCAATCCCGAGAACCTCCCGCTCTACCCGGGGCAG GTGACAGTGCAGAcagtgctggtggtggtggCGCTGGCGTCAGTGCCcgtcctgctcctggggacaccgcTGTACCAGTGGTGCCATCAGCGTGCCCCGAGGAGG CCGCTGGCCACGGGGGAACAGGAGCCgctgctggagggacaggaggccGGGAACTCTGTCAATGCCACCACGGAGGATGTGGAGAGCGGGGGCCACAGCTCTGATGCCAAG catgCGGACTTTGCCGATATCTTCATGCACCAGGCGATCCACACCATCGAGTACTGCCTGGGCTGCGTCTCCAACACCGCGTCCTACCTGCGGCTCTGGGCGCTCAGCCTGGCACACGCCC AGCTCTCGGAGGTGCTGTGGACCATGGTGATGCGGAACGGCTTCGTGGGGCTGAGCTACGTGGGCGGCGTGGTGCTGGTGCCCGTCTTCGCCGCCTTTGCCGTGCTGACCGTGGCCATCCTGCTGATGATGGAGGGGCTCTCTGCCTTCCTCCATGCCCTGCGCCTGCATTG GGTGGAGTTCCAGAATAAGTTCTACGTGGGTGCTGGGTACAAGCTGTGCCCCTTTGCCTTCACCTCGGACACCTGGGATTAG
- the TCIRG1 gene encoding V-type proton ATPase 116 kDa subunit a3 isoform X1: MGSLFRSEEVCLAQLFLQSASAYSCISELGERGLLEFRDLNPHVSPFQRRFVGEVRRCEEMEKTFTFLQQELRAAGRVPVPCAESPRAPAAREALRVQEQSEQLAQELREVSRNRASLRGSLRDLRQYLHVLREGQRFTSLPAPLGSPPRPRAHSEREPILDPSLHQHLERKINFVAGVIHPWRVTAFERLLWRACRGYLVASFVEMPEPMEDPVTGESITWVIFLISHWGEQIGQKIRKISDCFHCQMYPYPESEASRTDTITKLHGQIQELSVTLEETEKYLAEVLDKVAVALPTWRVQVQKMKAIYLVLNQCSFDVTKKCLIAEVWCPVQDLTQVQDALRQGSYQSGSSVECFVQRVPTSESPPTLIRTNKFTAGFQNIVDAYGVASYQEVNPAPYTIITFPFIFAVMFGDVGHGLLMFLFALWMVLYENSPRLRQGSNEIWLTFFEGRYLILLMGAFSIYTGFIYNECFSKATVIFPSAWSVATMANHSSWSSAYLATHPLLTLDPNVTGVFQGPYPFGIDPIWSLATNHLNFLNPFKMKMSVVLGIVHMGFGVVLGIFNHVHFKQRHRLVLEFLPEMIFLLALFGYLVVLIFYKWFKFNAANSRIAPSILIHFIDMFLFTSNPENLPLYPGQVTVQTVLVVVALASVPVLLLGTPLYQWCHQRAPRRPLATGEQEPLLEGQEAGNSVNATTEDVESGGHSSDAKHADFADIFMHQAIHTIEYCLGCVSNTASYLRLWALSLAHAQLSEVLWTMVMRNGFVGLSYVGGVVLVPVFAAFAVLTVAILLMMEGLSAFLHALRLHWVEFQNKFYVGAGYKLCPFAFTSDTWD, from the exons ATGGGGTCCCTGTTCCGCAGCGAGGAGGTTTGCCTGGCCCAGCTCTTCCTCCAGTCCGCTTCTGCCTACAGCTGCATCAGCGAGCTGGGGGAGCGCGGGCTGCTGGAGTTCAGAGAC CTGAACCCCCATGTGAGCCCCTTCCAGCGGCGCTTCGTGGGCGAGGTGCGGCGCTGCGAGGAGATGGAGAAAACCTTCA ccttcctgcagcaggagctgcgggCCGCGGGGCGGGTGCCGGTGCCGTGTGCCGAGAGCCCGCGGGCGCCGGCGGCGCGGGAAGCGCTGCGGGTGCAGGAGCAGTCGGAGCAGCTGGCGCAGGAGCTGCGAGAAGTCTCCCGGAACCGCGCGTCCCTGCGGGGCAGCCTGCGGGACCTGCGGCAGTACCTGCACGTACTGCGCGAGGGACAGCGCTTCACCAGCCTGCCG GCCCCCCTGGGCTCCCCGCCGCGGCCACGGGCGCACTCGGAGCGTGAGCCCATCCTCGACCCCTCCCTGCACCAGCACCTCGAGCGCAAGATCAA ctttGTGGCCGGCGTCATCCACCCGTGGCGAGTGACCGCCTTCGAGCGGCTGCTGTGGCGCGCCTGCCGCGGGTACCTGGTGGCCTCCTTTGTGGAGATGCCAGAGCCAATGGAGGACCCGGTCACG ggcgaGAGCATCACCTGGGTGATCTTCCTCATCTCCCACTGGGGCGAGCAGATCGGGCAGAAGATCCGCAAGATCTCGGACTG cttCCACTGCCAGATGTATCCGTACCCGGAGAGTGAGGCCAGCAGGACAGACACCATTACCAAGCTGCATGGCCAGATCCAGGAGCTCAGTGTG ACACTGGAGGAGACGGAGAAGTACCTGGCGGAGGTGCTGGACAAGGTGGCTGTGGCGCTGCCCACCTGGCGCGTGCAGGTGCAGAAGATGAAGGCCATCTACCTCGTCCTCAACCAGTGCAGCTTCGATGTCACCAAGAAGTGCCTCATCGCCGAGGTCTGGTGTCCCGTGCAGGACCTCACCCAAGTGCAGGATGCGCTGCGCCAGGGATCC TACCAGAGCGGCTCCAGCGTGGAGTGCTTCGTGCAGCGCGTCCCCACCTCGGAGAGCCCCCCCACCCTCATCCGCACCAACAAGTTCACCGCCGGCTTCCAGAACATCGTGGATGCCTATGGGGTGGCCAGTTACCAGGAGGTGAACCCTG caCCCTACACCATCATCACCTTCCCCTTCATCTTCGCCGTCATGTTTGGGGACGTGGGGCACGGGCTGCTCATGTTCCTCTTTGCGCTCTGGATGGTGCTGTACGAGAACAGCCCCCGCCTGCGGCAGGGCAGCAACGAG ATCTGGCTGACATTCTTCGAGGGGCGCTACCTCATCTTGCTCATGGGTGCCTTCTCCATCTACACCGGCTTCATCTACAACGAGTGCTTCAGCAAAGCCACCGTCATCTTCCCCTCCGCCTGGAGCGTGGCCACCATGGCCAACCACTCTTCCTGGAG ctctgcataCCTCGCCACCCACCCCTTGCTCACCCTGGACCCCAATGTCACCGGTGTCTTCCAAGGGCCATATCCATTTGGGATCGACCCA ATCTGGAGCTTGGCCACCAACCACCTCAACTTCCTGAACCCCTTCAAGATGAAGATGTCAGTGGTGCTGGGCATCGTGCACATGGGCTTTGGTGTTGTGTTGGGGATCTTCAACCACGT GCACTTCAAACAGCGGCACCGGCTGGTCCTGGAGTTCCTCCCAGAGATGATTTTCCTCTTGGCTCTTTTTGGCTACCTGGTCGTCCTCATCTTCTACAAATGGTTCAAGTTCAATGCTGCTAACTCCCGAATAGCCCCCAGCATCCTCATCCACTTCATCGACATGTTCCTCTTCACCTCCAATCCCGAGAACCTCCCGCTCTACCCGGGGCAG GTGACAGTGCAGAcagtgctggtggtggtggCGCTGGCGTCAGTGCCcgtcctgctcctggggacaccgcTGTACCAGTGGTGCCATCAGCGTGCCCCGAGGAGG CCGCTGGCCACGGGGGAACAGGAGCCgctgctggagggacaggaggccGGGAACTCTGTCAATGCCACCACGGAGGATGTGGAGAGCGGGGGCCACAGCTCTGATGCCAAG catgCGGACTTTGCCGATATCTTCATGCACCAGGCGATCCACACCATCGAGTACTGCCTGGGCTGCGTCTCCAACACCGCGTCCTACCTGCGGCTCTGGGCGCTCAGCCTGGCACACGCCC AGCTCTCGGAGGTGCTGTGGACCATGGTGATGCGGAACGGCTTCGTGGGGCTGAGCTACGTGGGCGGCGTGGTGCTGGTGCCCGTCTTCGCCGCCTTTGCCGTGCTGACCGTGGCCATCCTGCTGATGATGGAGGGGCTCTCTGCCTTCCTCCATGCCCTGCGCCTGCATTG GGTGGAGTTCCAGAATAAGTTCTACGTGGGTGCTGGGTACAAGCTGTGCCCCTTTGCCTTCACCTCGGACACCTGGGATTAG